The following proteins are encoded in a genomic region of Musa acuminata AAA Group cultivar baxijiao chromosome BXJ2-11, Cavendish_Baxijiao_AAA, whole genome shotgun sequence:
- the LOC103970880 gene encoding 2-oxoglutarate-dependent dioxygenase 11-like: MAKPSFQRLGTSIDVPNVQALAASIANPADVPPRYVRPEAKADPVVSDGDSDLPVIDFSRLLHHRFSREESAKLHHACADWGFFQLINHGVPDQAMEKMKADIVEFFKLPLEEKKAFAQLPNSLEGYGQAFVMSDDQKLDWADMLSLITRPLHSRNIDLWPVQPLTFRDSLSCYSMELKSVAGTLLEVMAKNLGVAPEEFSTIFQDQTQAVRFNYYPPCPRADEVLGLSPHTDGTGLTLLLQVNDVEGLHIRKGGNWFPVKPLPGALIANIGDIIEILSNGVYKSVEHQAIINVKEERLSIATFHGPRKYSAVVGPLAEIVKGCKPKYVSMSYGEFIKVYLSTKLEGRRLIESLKL, from the exons ATGGCCAAACCGAGCTTTCAGCGTCTGGGAACGTCCATTGACGTACCGAACGTCCAAGCTCTTGCAGCTTCCATCGCAAACCCGGCTGACGTCCCTCCTCGATACGTCAGGCCGGAAGCCAAGGCTGATCCCGTCGTTAGCGACGGCGACAGCGACCTTCCGGTCATCGATTTCTCCAGGCTCCTCCATCACCGTTTCTCTCGGGAAGAGTCTGCTAAGCTCCACCATGCCTGTGCAGACTGGGGCTTCTTCCAG TTGATAAATCACGGAGTTCCCGATCAAGCGATGGAGAAGATGAAGGCTGATATAGTAGAATTCTTTAAGCTTcccttggaagagaagaaggcatTTGCGCAGTTGCCGAACAGCTTGGAAGGTTACGGCCAAGCCTTCGTCATGTCTGACGACCAAAAGCTGGACTGGGCGGACATGCTGTCCCTCATAACTCGACCACTGCACTCGAGGAACATCGATCTCTGGCCCGTTCAACCTCTCACTTTCAG AGACTCTCTCTCTTGCTACTCCATGGAGCTGAAGAGCGTGGCAGGAACTTTGCTGGAGGTGATGGCGAAGAATCTGGGGGTCGCACCGGAGGAGTTCTCTACTATATTTCAGGACCAAACGCAGGCAGTGAGGTTCAACTATTATCCCCCATGTCCAAGAGCTGACGAGGTGTTGGGCCTCTCGCCACACACGGACGGCACCGGCTTGACGTTACTCCTACAGGTGAACGACGTTGAAGGACTCCATATCAGGAAGGGGGGGAATTGGTTCCCGGTGAAGCCACTCCCCGGCGCTCTCATCGCTAACATCGGTGATATCATCGAG ATATTGAGCAATGGCGTGTACAAAAGCGTCGAGCATCAGGCGATCATAAACGTCAAAGAAGAGCGCCTCTCGATTGCTACCTTCCATGGACCAAGAAAATATTCGGCAGTGGTTGGTCCTCTTGCAGAGATCGTGAAGGGGTGCAAGCCAAAATATGTGTCGATGAGCTATGGAGAGTTCATAAAAGTTTACTTGTCCACAAAACTGGAAGGGAGGAGGCTCATAGAAAGCCTCAAGCTATAG
- the LOC103970391 gene encoding 2-oxoglutarate-dependent dioxygenase 11 — MAKPSFQRLGTSIDVPNVQALAASIANPADVPPRYVRPEAKADPVVSDGDSELPVIDFSRLLHRRFSREESAKLHHACADWGFFQLINHGVPDQAMEKMKADIVEFFKLPLEEKKAFAQLPNSLEGYGQAFVVSDDQKLDWADILTLITRPLQSRNIDLWPAQPLTFRDSLSCYAMELKSVAGTLLEVMTKNLGVAPEEFSTIFQDQTQAVRINYYPPCPRADEVLGLSPHTDGSGLTLLLQVNDVEGLHIRKGGDWYPVKSLPGALIANIGDIIEILSNGVYKSVEHRAIVNAKKERHSIATFHGPRKDSVVGPFAEIVKGCMPKYMSMSYGEFMKTYFSTKLEGRRLIEKLKL, encoded by the exons ATGGCCAAACCGAGCTTTCAGCGTCTGGGAACGTCCATTGACGTACCGAACGTCCAAGCTCTTGCAGCTTCCATCGCAAACCCGGCTGACGTCCCTCCTCGATACGTCAGGCCGGAAGCCAAGGCTGATCCCGTCGTTAGCGACGGCGACAGCGAGCTTCCGGTCATCGATTTCTCCAGGCTCCTCCATCGCCGTTTCTCTCGGGAAGAGTCTGCTAAGCTCCACCATGCCTGTGCAGACTGGGGCTTCTTCCAG TTGATAAATCACGGAGTTCCCGATCAAGCGATGGAGAAGATGAAGGCTGATATAGTAGAATTCTTTAAGCTTcccttggaagagaagaaggcatTTGCGCAGTTGCCGAACAGCTTGGAAGGTTACGGCCAAGCCTTCGTCGTGTCTGACGACCAAAAGCTGGACTGGGCGGACATTCTGACCCTCATAACTCGACCACTGCAGTCGAGGAACATCGATCTCTGGCCCGCTCAACCTCTCACTTTCAG AGACTCTCTCTCTTGCTACGCCATGGAGCTGAAGAGCGTGGCAGGAACTTTGCTGGAGGTGATGACGAAGAATCTGGGGGTCGCACCGGAGGAGTTCTCTACTATATTTCAGGACCAAACGCAGGCAGTGAGGATCAACTATTATCCCCCATGTCCAAGAGCCGACGAGGTGTTGGGCCTCTCGCCACACACGGACGGCAGCGGCTTGACGTTGCTCCTACAGGTGAACGACGTTGAAGGACTCCATATCAGGAAGGGGGGGGATTGGTACCCCGTGAAGTCACTCCCCGGCGCTCTCATCGCCAACATCGGTGATATCATCGAG ATATTGAGCAACGGCGTGTACAAAAGCGTTGAGCATCGGGCGATAGTAAATGCCAAGAAAGAGCGCCACTCGATCGCTACTTTCCATGGGCCAAGAAAAGATTCAGTGGTTGGTCCTTTTGCAGAGATCGTGAAGGGGTGCATGCCGAAGTATATGTCGATGAGCTACGGAGAATTTATGAAAACTTATTTCTCCACAAAACTGGAAGGGAGGAGGCTCATAGAAAAACTCAAGCTATAA